One Fundidesulfovibrio soli genomic region harbors:
- a CDS encoding ABC transporter substrate-binding protein: MGIKSFIAVIVFLCAILGAGAYYLNSPVIIGFSGQLTGTFSDLGVQGRNGVMLAVERINAAGGIDGRKLKLLVRDDGNSPEKALEADLGLLAAGAVAIVGHMTTAQTLAVLPELRSANVVLVSPTTATPRLSGLDDNFFRVIPDNTSWARTLADYAFDGAGLRKILLLGDSDNVGYTDTFLEGFRKSFTARGGEVLGEVAFSSRSKPDWGKLAADAGASGAQAVVLAASARDVAAFAQAQVRGGVRLPILCPTWPYTREILTAGGANVEGIVFSTSYTEQNDYPGFENFRRDYRNRFGWDPSFAAAYSYEAVLLLAKALEATGGRRKGLEAALAGVGLIRGVIGDFRLDANGDVERGNFIVTIRDGKFITVPQGGK; encoded by the coding sequence ATGGGAATAAAGTCGTTCATCGCTGTCATCGTGTTTTTGTGCGCGATTCTGGGGGCTGGTGCATACTACCTCAACTCCCCGGTCATCATAGGGTTTAGCGGGCAGCTCACAGGCACCTTCTCCGACCTGGGCGTGCAGGGACGCAACGGGGTCATGCTGGCCGTGGAGCGCATCAACGCCGCGGGCGGCATCGACGGCCGCAAGCTCAAGCTCCTGGTCAGGGACGACGGCAACAGCCCCGAGAAAGCCCTGGAGGCCGATCTCGGGCTGCTGGCCGCCGGAGCCGTGGCCATCGTGGGGCACATGACCACCGCCCAGACCCTGGCCGTGCTCCCCGAACTCAGGTCGGCCAACGTCGTGCTGGTCTCGCCCACCACGGCCACTCCCAGGCTCTCCGGTCTGGACGACAATTTCTTCCGCGTCATCCCCGACAACACCAGTTGGGCCCGAACCCTGGCGGACTACGCGTTCGACGGCGCGGGCTTGCGCAAAATCCTGCTCCTGGGCGACTCGGACAACGTCGGGTACACGGACACCTTCCTGGAGGGCTTCCGAAAGAGCTTCACCGCGCGAGGGGGGGAGGTTCTTGGCGAAGTGGCCTTCTCCTCTCGTTCGAAGCCGGACTGGGGCAAGTTGGCCGCGGACGCCGGAGCCTCGGGGGCGCAGGCCGTGGTGCTGGCGGCCTCCGCGCGGGACGTGGCCGCCTTCGCACAGGCCCAGGTGCGCGGCGGGGTCCGGCTGCCGATCCTCTGTCCCACCTGGCCCTACACCCGTGAGATTCTCACTGCGGGGGGGGCCAACGTGGAGGGCATCGTCTTCTCCACCAGCTACACCGAGCAGAACGACTATCCCGGCTTCGAGAATTTCCGGCGGGACTACCGTAATCGCTTCGGCTGGGATCCGAGTTTCGCCGCCGCCTACTCCTACGAGGCCGTGCTGCTCCTGGCCAAGGCCCTGGAGGCTACGGGCGGCAGACGCAAAGGCCTGGAGGCGGCCCTGGCCGGCGTGGGCCTCATCCGCGGGGTCATTGGCGACTTTCGCCTGGACGCCAACGGCGACGTGGAGCGCGGCAACTTCATCGTGACCATCCGCGACGGCAAGTTCATCACCGTGCCCCAAGGGGGGAAATGA
- a CDS encoding sensor histidine kinase — MTPGSIAVILQRGLMRRTLLPAVICLVIMALVMAKGQEQALGRQNEELAKRLAHYVEHYMSGVWRGLEHFADSSSGSGRPVRKEALGGMLGLAAQLERVMLVDRTNTVVGSVPPAPEGVDFPIRFDESSGRRLLLSRPIYSAQTGKTTVYIGVKTLNSETLVAELDLSEMTANIETLAAFGLGEVVVCDAYGNVISHPDERQVATQANLGGQRLFSMDLGSSGYAIFEEDEGIYLGTRAPVNELGWKVMVSTPVGVALAPLLAPVVGAAVLMGVVFLVLTLMLRRELNRRIVRPMAAAVRGLDALSPGTQYQPSQEPAFSELARFEKAIVDMGGRIREGEAILRENERRFRALFEQAAVGLTQCTLEGRYLRANRRFQQIVGYDIEELRRMTFRDITEPSDIPPEEIGLAGLQSGAEAYHEQEKRYLRKDGSQVWVHLTLSSVRGEDGHPLYFIGVAEDITARKTAEQALRASLAEKEVLLREIHHRVKNNLQVISSLLYLQSDHLQDPEALEMFQESRNRISSMALVHEELYRSGDLSSVPVEPYLQRLVPRLLAAACDGRDISCKLDVDQVQLVVDQAIPFGLIVNELVTNALKHAFKGRERGEVAVTVRQTGSEVALRVEDDGVGLPPDFDLEGTATLGMQLVVQLAMQLRGRLWVADGTGAAFECVFQAKEPSRNEPR; from the coding sequence ATGACGCCAGGCTCCATCGCAGTCATCCTCCAGCGCGGGCTCATGCGGCGGACGCTGCTCCCGGCGGTCATCTGCCTGGTGATCATGGCCCTGGTCATGGCCAAGGGGCAGGAACAGGCGCTGGGCCGCCAGAACGAGGAGCTGGCCAAGCGCCTGGCTCACTACGTCGAGCATTACATGAGCGGTGTCTGGCGGGGGTTGGAGCACTTCGCGGACTCATCCTCCGGGTCCGGAAGGCCGGTGCGCAAGGAGGCCCTGGGCGGGATGCTGGGACTCGCGGCCCAGTTGGAGCGCGTGATGCTGGTCGACCGCACCAACACTGTAGTGGGCAGCGTGCCCCCCGCGCCCGAAGGGGTGGACTTCCCCATTCGCTTCGACGAGTCCTCGGGCCGCAGGCTGCTGCTCTCCCGGCCGATATACTCCGCCCAGACAGGCAAGACCACCGTGTACATCGGCGTCAAGACCCTCAATTCCGAAACGCTGGTTGCAGAGCTGGACCTCTCGGAAATGACGGCGAACATCGAGACCTTGGCCGCCTTCGGCCTGGGGGAGGTCGTGGTCTGCGACGCCTACGGCAACGTCATCTCCCACCCTGACGAACGCCAGGTGGCCACGCAGGCCAACCTGGGCGGGCAGCGGCTTTTCTCCATGGACCTCGGCTCTTCCGGCTATGCGATCTTCGAGGAGGACGAGGGCATCTACCTGGGCACACGGGCTCCCGTGAACGAGCTGGGCTGGAAAGTGATGGTCAGCACCCCCGTGGGGGTGGCCCTGGCCCCGCTGCTTGCGCCCGTGGTGGGCGCGGCCGTGCTCATGGGTGTGGTCTTCCTGGTGCTCACGCTCATGCTGCGCCGGGAATTGAACCGCAGGATCGTCAGGCCAATGGCAGCGGCCGTGCGCGGCCTGGACGCGCTGAGCCCAGGGACGCAGTATCAGCCCAGCCAAGAACCCGCATTCTCCGAGCTGGCCCGCTTCGAGAAGGCCATTGTGGACATGGGGGGGCGCATCCGGGAGGGGGAGGCCATCCTGCGCGAGAACGAGCGCCGTTTCCGCGCCCTCTTCGAGCAGGCCGCAGTAGGGCTCACCCAGTGCACTCTGGAAGGGCGCTACCTGCGCGCCAACAGGCGGTTTCAGCAGATCGTCGGCTACGACATTGAAGAACTCCGGCGAATGACCTTCCGTGACATCACCGAGCCTTCGGACATCCCCCCCGAGGAGATTGGTCTCGCGGGCCTGCAGAGCGGCGCCGAGGCCTACCACGAGCAGGAGAAGCGCTACCTGCGCAAGGACGGGAGCCAGGTCTGGGTGCACCTCACCTTGTCCTCCGTGCGCGGTGAGGATGGTCACCCCCTGTATTTCATCGGCGTGGCGGAGGACATCACCGCCAGGAAGACGGCCGAGCAGGCCCTGCGCGCCTCCCTGGCGGAAAAGGAAGTGCTGCTGCGCGAGATACACCACCGGGTCAAGAACAACCTCCAGGTCATCTCGAGCCTGCTTTACCTCCAGTCCGACCATCTGCAGGACCCCGAGGCCCTGGAGATGTTCCAGGAGAGCCGCAACCGCATAAGCTCCATGGCCCTGGTGCACGAGGAGCTCTACCGCTCCGGCGACCTCTCCAGCGTGCCAGTGGAACCCTACCTGCAACGCCTGGTGCCGCGACTGCTGGCGGCCGCCTGCGACGGCAGGGACATATCCTGCAAGCTCGACGTGGACCAGGTGCAGCTCGTGGTGGACCAGGCCATACCCTTCGGGCTGATCGTCAACGAGCTGGTCACCAACGCGCTCAAGCACGCTTTCAAGGGCCGGGAGCGGGGGGAAGTGGCCGTCACGGTGCGCCAGACGGGGAGCGAGGTCGCGTTGCGCGTCGAGGATGACGGCGTGGGGCTCCCCCCCGATTTCGACCTGGAGGGCACGGCCACCCTGGGCATGCAGCTCGTGGTGCAGCTTGCCATGCAGCTGCGGGGCAGGTTATGGGTGGCCGACGGGACCGGCGCCGCCTTCGAGTGCGTCTTCCAGGCAAAGGAGCCAAGTCGTAATGAGCCCCGCTAA
- a CDS encoding FAD-dependent oxidoreductase, with protein MPQHVVIIGAVALGPKAACRFKRLEPDSKVTMIDRDSIVSYGGCGIPYFISGDVSDMRELRTTSFKLVRDEAFFRDCKDIDVLTRTEALSIDRAAKRVRVRNLDTGQESELAYDKLVLSTGASARRLNIPGEDLPGVHSVGNLHDASAVKDLISGGQAGKAVVVGSGFIGLEVAEALADMWGLEVSIVEIQDRLLPRNISPLLASMASEHLTEKDVALHFGEKVLAIEGDGRVERVVTDKRTIEAELVIMAAGVVPNGQLAREAGLAVSPRGAVIVDEAMRTSDPDILAGGDCVEVPNLAAGGALHLPLGSMANRQGRVIGTNLAGGEARFPGAVGSFAVKIFERAISGAGLTLEQAQQAGFDAIGATAIQFDRAHFFPGKELMTLEATIDRKTRKVLGVQGFGPSGDALVGRVGAIAALMQKGCTVEDLCLLEYPYSPPFASAMDIVNTLGTVADNMLAGKNQGLDPARFCELFDADSQEHYFLDCREPDNAGPYLEKHPGKWHNIPQGQLRYRLDEVPRDKTVVLICNTGIRSYEAQITMEQAGFKGVLNLYGGMAALKQSGADPLKR; from the coding sequence ATGCCGCAGCACGTCGTCATTATCGGCGCGGTGGCGCTCGGCCCTAAGGCCGCCTGCCGCTTCAAGCGCCTCGAGCCCGATTCCAAAGTCACCATGATCGACCGCGATTCCATCGTCTCCTACGGCGGATGCGGCATCCCCTATTTCATCTCCGGCGACGTGTCCGACATGCGCGAGCTGCGCACCACCAGCTTCAAGCTGGTTCGCGACGAGGCCTTCTTCCGCGACTGCAAGGACATCGACGTGCTCACCCGCACCGAGGCCCTCTCCATCGACCGCGCTGCCAAGCGCGTGCGCGTGCGCAACCTGGACACCGGCCAGGAGTCCGAGCTGGCCTACGACAAGCTGGTTCTCTCCACCGGTGCGTCCGCCCGCAGGCTGAACATCCCCGGGGAGGACCTGCCCGGCGTGCACAGCGTGGGCAACCTGCACGACGCCTCCGCCGTGAAGGACCTCATCAGCGGCGGCCAGGCGGGCAAGGCCGTGGTGGTGGGCTCCGGCTTCATCGGGCTGGAAGTTGCCGAGGCCCTGGCGGACATGTGGGGGCTGGAGGTCTCCATCGTCGAAATCCAGGACAGGCTCCTGCCACGCAACATAAGCCCCCTCCTGGCAAGCATGGCCTCCGAACACCTTACGGAGAAGGACGTGGCCCTGCACTTCGGCGAGAAGGTGCTGGCCATCGAAGGCGACGGGCGGGTGGAGCGCGTCGTCACGGACAAGCGCACCATCGAGGCCGAGCTGGTCATCATGGCCGCGGGCGTGGTCCCCAACGGCCAATTGGCCCGCGAGGCCGGGCTGGCGGTGAGCCCGCGCGGGGCCGTGATCGTGGACGAGGCCATGCGGACCTCCGACCCGGACATCCTTGCGGGCGGCGACTGCGTGGAGGTGCCCAACCTGGCCGCCGGGGGCGCGCTGCACCTGCCGCTGGGCTCCATGGCCAACCGCCAGGGGCGCGTGATCGGCACCAACCTGGCCGGGGGCGAGGCCCGCTTCCCGGGCGCTGTGGGCTCCTTCGCGGTGAAGATCTTCGAGCGCGCCATCTCCGGCGCGGGGCTGACCCTCGAGCAGGCCCAGCAGGCCGGGTTCGACGCCATTGGCGCCACGGCGATCCAGTTCGACCGGGCGCACTTCTTCCCCGGCAAGGAGCTCATGACGCTGGAGGCCACCATCGACCGCAAGACCCGCAAGGTGCTCGGCGTGCAGGGTTTCGGCCCGTCCGGCGATGCCCTGGTGGGCCGCGTGGGAGCCATCGCGGCGCTCATGCAGAAGGGCTGCACCGTGGAGGACCTCTGCCTGCTGGAGTACCCCTATTCCCCGCCCTTCGCCTCTGCCATGGACATCGTGAACACCCTGGGCACCGTGGCGGACAACATGCTGGCGGGCAAAAACCAGGGGTTGGACCCCGCCCGTTTCTGCGAGCTGTTCGACGCGGACAGCCAGGAGCACTACTTCCTGGACTGTCGGGAGCCCGACAACGCCGGCCCCTACCTGGAGAAGCACCCCGGAAAGTGGCACAACATCCCCCAGGGGCAGCTGCGCTACCGGCTGGACGAGGTGCCGCGCGACAAGACCGTGGTGCTCATCTGCAACACCGGCATCCGCTCCTACGAGGCCCAGATCACCATGGAGCAGGCCGGCTTCAAGGGTGTGCTCAACCTGTACGGCGGCATGGCCGCGCTCAAGCAGAGCGGGGCCGATCCGTTGAAGAGGTAG
- a CDS encoding N-acyl homoserine lactonase family protein, producing MSATYTIHPLVVGSKRFEKGFMTYQQQMGTPYVIPLYAWLILGGDKKILVDTGELKPIVSADREEFIGGKIETIEDALGRFGLTPADIDIVIHTHLHRDHCENDYKFENAAFYVHEKELELVHDPHPLDYRYQEDFILDVEENGQIVALKEDTEVVPGVKMIHTPAHTEGTMSVLVDTAKGKALITGFCCIMENFYPPKEVKGLGMEVIPPSTCVDLKKAYDIVLECRDMADIIVPIHEPSFAKGDPIG from the coding sequence ATGTCCGCCACTTACACCATCCACCCCCTCGTGGTGGGGAGCAAGCGTTTCGAGAAAGGCTTCATGACCTATCAGCAGCAGATGGGCACGCCCTACGTGATACCGCTGTACGCCTGGCTGATCCTGGGCGGCGACAAGAAGATCCTGGTGGACACGGGGGAGCTCAAGCCCATCGTCTCCGCCGACCGCGAGGAGTTCATCGGCGGCAAGATCGAGACCATCGAGGACGCCCTGGGGCGCTTCGGCCTGACCCCGGCGGACATCGACATCGTGATCCACACCCACCTGCACCGCGACCACTGCGAGAACGACTACAAGTTCGAGAACGCCGCCTTCTACGTGCACGAGAAGGAGCTGGAGCTGGTGCACGACCCGCACCCGCTGGACTACCGCTACCAGGAGGACTTCATCCTGGACGTGGAGGAGAACGGGCAGATCGTGGCGCTCAAGGAAGACACCGAGGTCGTGCCCGGCGTGAAGATGATCCACACCCCGGCCCACACCGAGGGCACCATGAGCGTGCTGGTGGACACGGCCAAGGGCAAGGCGCTCATCACCGGGTTCTGCTGCATCATGGAGAATTTCTACCCGCCCAAGGAAGTGAAGGGGCTGGGCATGGAGGTCATTCCGCCCTCCACCTGCGTGGACCTGAAGAAGGCCTACGACATCGTGCTGGAATGCCGGGACATGGCGGACATCATCGTTCCCATCCACGAGCCGAGCTTCGCCAAGGGTGACCCCATCGGGTAG
- a CDS encoding UvrD-helicase domain-containing protein, producing the protein MDQYRADLHVHSRFSRATSKGLTPRHLAAWARAKGLDVVATGDFTHPGWLAELEDQLAPDRDGLLHLKDNSGLEAEIPWLDGFHLPGRTRFLLSAEISSIYKRGGKVRKVHNLVYVPTFDAARKLNAKLERVGNLASDGRPILGLDSRHLLEMVLETDPLAFLVPAHIWTPWFSLFGSKSGFDTVEECFGAYAQHIFALETGLSSDPDMNRLLSGLDRFRLISNSDAHSGEKLGREANLFSGEVSYEGIYRALRGEGVGHEFLGTVEFFPEEGKYHMDGHSACGVVMDPHETRAKGGLCPVCGKPLTIGVLHRVMELADREQPVNPPGQPGFVSLIPLSEVLGEIDGVGAGTGKVKKHMARLLSRLGPEMHILSDVPQEDLAKDSPVLAEAIARMRQGKVFREPGFDGQYGRIRVFSPEELTRIVRGAALVSPPGGAAKRPAAAPAETQQPSAAPAAPNETPPGSLNEHQRYAATSPSRRMLVLAGPGTGKTHTLMARIRHLIDGGADPGEILVLTFTRRAAQELRERLGEKDGQAAVRADTLHALAYEYWTEAYGEKPVLLSEDAARRLYAEVNPELAGSKLKQAWQQLGVDRERMLRRPLPVWPKAPGQPPEAAKPAAPSPEDHAARFARQKASWNLADYTDLLEFWLEKIDTGIYQNDFKHVLVDEVQDLSPLQLAIIRSLADGSTRSFFAIGDPNQSIYGFRGAVQGVRRTLEGFWRDLQTVGLLENYRSSQRILDLAHGLFPDSPRLEAVRPAGQGEIMEFTAPQGLREISWMGEKIRKLLGPTSLTLTKGQGHSLSPGDIAILVRFKGLMEPIAKVLTRFGVPCSVPEAEAFWADPRVTAILNAAGRFLGMADIEGAAALACPDRVLASGPKEIAFYLRDVPPFDHLFWQGPEFRALCAAYKEHGGWAGLLSHVNAQNELELVGRRAEKVRIMTLHASKGLEFEVVFLPALEDGILPYAGAGILSGKPSPADAPVDEREEERLFYVGLTRAKTRLYLSHAEKRELYGRLLMLKPSRFLKKLDLVEASRSHLVAKTLRKEKQLGLL; encoded by the coding sequence ATGGATCAGTATCGGGCCGACCTCCACGTCCATTCCAGGTTTTCCCGGGCGACCAGCAAGGGGCTGACGCCCCGCCACCTCGCCGCCTGGGCACGGGCCAAAGGCCTGGACGTGGTCGCCACCGGGGATTTCACCCACCCCGGCTGGCTTGCCGAGCTTGAAGACCAGCTCGCACCCGACCGCGACGGACTCCTGCACCTCAAGGACAACTCCGGCCTGGAGGCCGAAATCCCCTGGCTGGACGGTTTTCACCTGCCGGGGCGCACGCGCTTCCTGCTCTCTGCCGAGATAAGCTCCATCTACAAGCGCGGCGGAAAAGTCCGCAAGGTGCACAACCTCGTGTACGTGCCCACCTTCGACGCGGCCCGCAAGCTCAACGCCAAGCTGGAGCGCGTGGGCAACCTGGCCTCCGACGGGCGGCCCATCCTGGGCCTGGACAGCCGCCACCTTCTGGAGATGGTCCTGGAGACGGACCCGCTGGCGTTCCTGGTCCCGGCGCACATCTGGACGCCGTGGTTCTCGCTGTTCGGCTCCAAGTCGGGGTTCGACACCGTGGAGGAGTGCTTCGGGGCCTACGCCCAGCACATTTTCGCCCTGGAGACGGGCCTCTCCTCCGACCCGGACATGAACCGCCTGCTCTCCGGGCTGGACCGCTTCCGCCTGATCTCCAACTCCGACGCCCACTCCGGCGAGAAGCTGGGGCGCGAAGCCAACCTGTTCTCGGGCGAGGTCTCCTACGAGGGCATCTACCGCGCCCTGCGCGGCGAGGGCGTTGGGCACGAATTCCTGGGCACGGTGGAGTTCTTCCCTGAAGAGGGCAAGTACCACATGGACGGCCACTCGGCCTGCGGCGTGGTCATGGACCCCCACGAGACCCGCGCCAAGGGAGGGCTCTGCCCGGTGTGCGGCAAGCCGCTGACCATCGGCGTGCTGCACCGCGTCATGGAGCTGGCCGACCGCGAGCAGCCCGTGAACCCGCCGGGGCAGCCGGGGTTCGTCTCCCTGATCCCGCTCAGCGAGGTGCTTGGCGAGATCGACGGCGTGGGCGCGGGCACGGGCAAGGTCAAAAAACACATGGCCAGGCTGCTCTCCCGCCTGGGGCCGGAGATGCACATCCTCTCCGACGTCCCCCAGGAGGACCTGGCCAAGGATTCTCCGGTGCTGGCCGAGGCCATCGCGCGCATGCGCCAGGGCAAGGTGTTCCGCGAGCCCGGCTTCGACGGGCAGTACGGGCGCATCCGCGTCTTCAGCCCGGAGGAGCTCACCCGCATCGTGCGCGGGGCCGCCCTGGTCAGCCCGCCGGGGGGCGCCGCCAAAAGGCCCGCAGCCGCCCCCGCCGAAACCCAGCAGCCGTCCGCAGCCCCCGCCGCCCCGAACGAGACTCCGCCCGGCTCCCTCAACGAACACCAGCGCTACGCCGCCACCAGCCCCTCCCGCCGGATGCTGGTGCTGGCCGGGCCGGGCACGGGCAAGACGCACACGCTCATGGCCCGCATCCGGCACCTGATCGACGGCGGAGCCGACCCCGGCGAGATCCTGGTGCTCACCTTCACCCGCCGCGCCGCACAGGAATTGCGGGAGCGCCTGGGCGAAAAGGACGGACAGGCCGCCGTACGCGCCGACACCCTGCACGCCCTGGCCTACGAATACTGGACCGAGGCCTACGGCGAGAAGCCTGTGCTCTTAAGCGAAGACGCCGCCCGCAGGCTCTACGCCGAGGTGAACCCGGAGCTGGCCGGGTCCAAGCTCAAGCAGGCCTGGCAGCAGCTGGGCGTCGACCGCGAGCGCATGCTGCGCCGCCCCCTGCCCGTGTGGCCCAAGGCCCCGGGCCAGCCGCCAGAGGCCGCCAAGCCCGCCGCCCCCTCGCCCGAGGACCACGCCGCGCGCTTCGCCCGCCAGAAGGCCTCCTGGAATCTGGCCGACTACACGGACCTGCTGGAGTTCTGGCTGGAAAAGATCGACACGGGCATCTACCAGAACGATTTCAAGCACGTGCTGGTGGACGAGGTGCAGGACCTCTCCCCCCTGCAGCTGGCCATCATCCGCTCCCTGGCCGACGGCTCCACGCGCAGCTTCTTCGCCATAGGCGACCCCAACCAGTCCATCTACGGGTTCCGGGGCGCGGTGCAGGGCGTGCGGCGAACCCTGGAGGGCTTCTGGCGCGACCTGCAGACCGTGGGCCTGCTGGAGAACTACCGCTCCAGCCAGCGCATCCTGGACCTAGCGCACGGCCTGTTCCCCGACTCCCCCCGGCTGGAGGCCGTCCGCCCGGCCGGGCAGGGTGAGATCATGGAGTTCACCGCCCCCCAGGGCCTGCGCGAAATTTCCTGGATGGGCGAGAAGATCCGCAAGCTGCTCGGCCCCACCTCGCTCACGCTGACCAAGGGCCAGGGGCATTCGCTCTCGCCGGGCGACATCGCCATCCTGGTGCGCTTCAAGGGCCTGATGGAGCCCATCGCCAAGGTGCTCACCCGCTTCGGGGTGCCCTGCTCCGTGCCGGAGGCCGAGGCCTTCTGGGCCGACCCCAGGGTCACGGCCATCCTCAACGCGGCCGGGCGTTTCCTGGGCATGGCGGACATCGAGGGCGCGGCCGCCCTGGCCTGCCCCGACCGCGTGCTGGCCAGCGGCCCCAAGGAGATCGCCTTCTACCTGCGCGACGTGCCGCCCTTCGACCACCTGTTCTGGCAGGGGCCGGAGTTCCGCGCCCTGTGCGCCGCCTACAAGGAGCACGGGGGCTGGGCGGGGCTGCTCTCCCACGTGAACGCCCAGAACGAGCTGGAGCTGGTGGGCCGCAGGGCGGAGAAGGTGCGGATCATGACCCTGCACGCCTCCAAGGGCCTGGAGTTCGAAGTGGTCTTCCTGCCCGCCCTGGAGGACGGCATCCTGCCCTACGCGGGCGCGGGCATCCTCTCCGGCAAGCCCTCCCCGGCGGACGCCCCCGTGGACGAACGCGAGGAGGAGCGCCTGTTCTACGTGGGCCTGACCCGCGCCAAGACACGCCTATACCTGAGCCACGCCGAGAAGCGCGAGCTGTACGGCCGGCTCCTGATGCTCAAGCCCAGCCGCTTCCTCAAGAAGCTCGACCTGGTGGAGGCCAGCCGGTCGCACCTGGTGGCCAAGACCCTGCGCAAGGAGAAACAGCTGGGCCTGTTGTGA
- a CDS encoding acetolactate decarboxylase, producing the protein MTPVPAVLARRILLPVLLLLLAACAPKQQPPALYQYAVFDSFAAGAYEGTISLDALRAHGDFGLGTFHGLDGEMIVLDGVVYRADANCSLSRPAGGTLSPFADLVFFKPASTLDLASVSTLKELGQALDARLPKDGFAAVRIEGTFSRLLIRSVPISQPPYPDLGQALLKQNKKELLNARGTLIALRAPDQPTGAWVAGWHFHFVSQDKATGGHTLEAAVETARAGIMPIRQFDLELPPCP; encoded by the coding sequence GTGACCCCGGTTCCTGCTGTCCTGGCCCGCCGCATTCTCCTCCCCGTTCTGCTGCTTCTGCTGGCCGCCTGCGCGCCCAAACAGCAGCCCCCCGCGCTCTACCAGTACGCCGTGTTCGACTCCTTCGCGGCGGGCGCATACGAGGGCACCATCAGCCTGGACGCCCTGCGCGCCCACGGCGATTTCGGCCTGGGCACCTTCCACGGCCTGGACGGCGAGATGATCGTGCTCGACGGCGTGGTCTACCGCGCCGACGCCAACTGTTCGCTCTCGCGCCCAGCCGGGGGCACGCTCTCCCCCTTCGCGGACCTGGTGTTCTTCAAGCCCGCCTCCACGCTGGACCTCGCAAGCGTTAGCACCCTCAAGGAGCTGGGCCAGGCCCTGGACGCCAGGCTGCCCAAGGACGGCTTCGCGGCCGTGCGCATCGAGGGCACGTTCTCCCGCCTGCTGATCCGCAGCGTACCCATCTCCCAGCCGCCCTACCCGGACCTGGGGCAGGCCCTGCTCAAGCAGAACAAGAAGGAGCTTCTGAACGCGCGCGGCACGCTCATCGCCCTGCGCGCCCCGGACCAGCCCACCGGGGCCTGGGTGGCCGGGTGGCACTTCCACTTCGTCAGCCAGGACAAGGCCACCGGCGGCCACACGCTGGAAGCGGCGGTGGAGACTGCCCGGGCCGGGATCATGCCCATCCGGCAGTTCGACCTGGAGTTGCCGCCGTGCCCATGA
- a CDS encoding response regulator, whose protein sequence is MSPANVLIVEDEAIAAMATAAMLRKLGFTVCGKAASGEEALLLLEDQCPDLVIMDIRLEGEMDGIETTRRIKKRRDVPVIFVTAYTDDRTRSRAQETNPLAFINKPLDITMLQKALAALPN, encoded by the coding sequence ATGAGCCCCGCTAATGTGTTGATCGTCGAAGACGAAGCGATAGCAGCCATGGCCACCGCCGCAATGTTGCGCAAACTCGGCTTTACCGTGTGCGGCAAGGCCGCCTCCGGGGAGGAGGCCCTGCTCCTGCTCGAAGACCAGTGCCCCGATCTCGTGATCATGGACATCCGCCTGGAAGGGGAGATGGACGGGATCGAAACCACCCGCCGCATCAAGAAGCGCCGCGACGTGCCCGTGATCTTTGTGACCGCCTACACCGACGACCGGACCCGCTCCCGCGCCCAGGAGACCAACCCCCTGGCCTTCATCAACAAGCCCCTGGACATCACCATGCTCCAGAAGGCCCTGGCCGCCCTACCCAACTAG